From one Geoalkalibacter halelectricus genomic stretch:
- a CDS encoding GNAT family N-acyltransferase, whose protein sequence is MSFRVERVTHHDELFFDYLRVRYQVYCLERGFEDPLQHPGGIETDKYDVHAVHLAAVEEGTGQVVGCARIILHDPDQRNFKFPLEEHFALDSPLKSIDRDCIGEVSRLAVTKSHCQEFQIVSKLLDHLFLESGRLELTHWYAAMAKGLPVLLRRRKLNFFKAGPDAEFHGTRAPYTLDLERMAVGSTHFAYYQPAGEERVAATATA, encoded by the coding sequence ATGTCATTTCGTGTTGAGCGGGTTACGCACCATGATGAATTATTCTTTGATTATCTTCGCGTTCGCTATCAAGTTTATTGTCTTGAGAGGGGATTTGAAGATCCCCTTCAGCATCCCGGTGGGATCGAGACCGACAAATACGATGTCCATGCTGTTCATCTAGCCGCTGTCGAGGAAGGGACCGGGCAGGTGGTCGGTTGCGCGCGCATCATCCTGCATGATCCGGATCAGCGGAATTTCAAGTTTCCCCTCGAAGAACATTTTGCCCTCGACTCCCCGCTAAAAAGCATTGATCGGGATTGCATTGGCGAGGTTTCGCGGCTTGCCGTCACGAAAAGCCACTGCCAGGAGTTTCAGATCGTGTCCAAATTGTTGGATCACCTTTTTCTCGAAAGCGGCCGTCTGGAGTTGACCCACTGGTACGCCGCCATGGCCAAGGGGCTGCCTGTTTTACTACGCCGCCGCAAACTCAACTTTTTTAAGGCCGGCCCGGATGCTGAGTTCCACGGGACGCGCGCCCCCTATACCCTTGACCTTGAGCGCATGGCCGTGGGCAGCACGCATTTCGCTTATTACCAGCCGGCCGGCGAGGAGCGCGTGGCGGCGACGGCGACGGCCTAA
- a CDS encoding nucleoside deaminase yields MRFLLQAIELSEKSLKNGRLGPFGAIIVHNGEVVGQGWNQVVANHDPTAHAEIVAIRDACRRMATHSLEGCTLYTSCEPCPMCLAAAYWARLERIVFAATRQDAAAAGFDDLFIYQELCQKPEERKLLMEQEMRNEAQIVLRRWAAMPASVAY; encoded by the coding sequence GTGCGATTTCTTCTTCAAGCCATAGAGCTTTCCGAAAAAAGCCTAAAGAATGGTCGTCTGGGCCCTTTTGGGGCCATCATTGTGCACAACGGAGAGGTTGTCGGCCAAGGATGGAACCAGGTCGTCGCGAACCATGACCCGACAGCCCATGCCGAAATCGTTGCCATCCGCGATGCCTGTCGCCGAATGGCGACGCACAGCCTTGAGGGCTGCACCCTCTATACCAGTTGCGAGCCCTGCCCCATGTGTCTGGCGGCGGCCTATTGGGCACGGCTCGAGCGCATCGTTTTCGCGGCAACCCGCCAAGACGCCGCCGCCGCGGGCTTCGATGATTTGTTTATTTACCAAGAGTTGTGCCAAAAGCCTGAGGAAAGAAAACTCCTCATGGAGCAAGAGATGCGAAACGAAGCCCAAATAGTTCTCCGCCGATGGGCCGCAATGCCGGCAAGCGTTGCCTACTGA
- a CDS encoding nitroreductase family protein, with translation MKDQILKVLELAVAAPSGDNCQPWKLVVEGPRVRLYNLPEKDTSLYNFEQRASLIAHGSLLENLDIAAPAFGLKADIRLFPEADKGEFVAEILFEQDPEAAAEPLFESILKRNTNRREYEYRPMTTEAYQALLESAKKISGTKVYLSRDDMEKNKLSDLVCQNDRLVFENPHLHRFLFDHIRFTPEEVARTADGMDLRSFELPAMDRMAFGLLKSWKAVQIVNSFGFLSKKLTKQANKLCRSASAIGLVTIAGDSPADFVNGGRAMERVWLEATRQGLQLHPMAGLGCLIYRIGRGGTGEFSQEHISTLRDLESGLRQGFGCGSETLAMLFRVGYAAPPSAPSVRKPLDAVVEVKGA, from the coding sequence ATGAAAGATCAAATCCTCAAAGTCCTCGAACTTGCCGTCGCCGCCCCCTCCGGCGACAACTGCCAGCCTTGGAAACTCGTTGTTGAGGGGCCGCGGGTGCGTCTTTACAACCTTCCGGAAAAGGATACCTCTCTCTACAACTTTGAACAGCGTGCCTCGCTCATTGCACATGGTTCCTTGCTGGAAAACCTGGATATAGCAGCCCCTGCTTTCGGACTCAAGGCCGATATTCGGCTGTTCCCCGAGGCGGACAAGGGCGAATTCGTCGCTGAGATTCTTTTTGAGCAAGATCCCGAGGCTGCCGCGGAGCCTCTTTTCGAGAGCATCCTCAAACGCAACACCAATCGCCGCGAATACGAGTATCGGCCAATGACCACCGAGGCGTACCAGGCACTGCTTGAGTCGGCGAAAAAAATCAGCGGCACCAAGGTCTATCTGTCGCGTGACGACATGGAGAAAAACAAGCTCTCCGATCTGGTCTGTCAGAACGATCGCCTGGTGTTTGAAAACCCTCACCTGCACCGGTTTCTCTTCGACCACATCCGCTTTACACCCGAAGAGGTCGCCCGCACCGCCGACGGCATGGATTTGCGCTCCTTTGAATTGCCGGCCATGGACCGTATGGCCTTTGGTCTGCTCAAAAGCTGGAAGGCCGTGCAGATTGTCAACTCATTCGGCTTTTTGTCGAAGAAGCTGACCAAACAAGCCAATAAGCTGTGCCGCAGCGCATCGGCGATTGGTCTCGTGACCATTGCCGGCGACAGCCCCGCCGACTTCGTCAACGGTGGTCGCGCCATGGAGCGTGTTTGGCTCGAAGCGACCCGTCAGGGATTGCAGTTGCATCCCATGGCCGGGCTTGGTTGCTTGATCTATCGTATCGGCAGGGGAGGGACAGGGGAGTTCTCGCAGGAGCACATCAGCACCCTGCGTGATCTTGAAAGCGGTCTGCGCCAAGGCTTCGGCTGCGGTTCGGAAACCCTGGCCATGCTGTTTCGCGTCGGCTACGCCGCGCCGCCCTCGGCACCCTCGGTGAGAAAACCGCTGGATGCCGTGGTGGAGGTCAAGGGCGCCTAA
- the pepA gene encoding flocculation-associated PEP-CTERM protein PepA — protein MKQVFLAIVLCLTLGAGSAQAQLFWTGSVNDGFGNWAENVQTFDWASSGSGVAIGLGAGPLVEGTEFTFLYQARLAGLADPAGQAVDFPNLNSTFEYTFVAVVPERVVEVSADGRTAILETLAGGSWYMFWDAPPNSVTETGFGFQDGTLVAEGTWLAGYETIFRASADFTSGIGGFVIEGLRGAGTIVNPDFLDPTLYGPNDDQLIFDIRLEGQTNIPALDSTTTTFFAGDGPLAAYTVTANDLLFKVDASSKFSVIPEPSTVILLGLGLLGLAGYSRKKLRK, from the coding sequence ATGAAACAAGTCTTTTTGGCAATCGTGCTTTGCTTGACGTTGGGCGCCGGCAGCGCTCAGGCCCAGCTATTCTGGACCGGCAGCGTCAATGACGGTTTCGGCAACTGGGCCGAAAATGTTCAGACCTTTGATTGGGCATCTTCCGGCAGTGGTGTTGCAATCGGTCTTGGCGCGGGGCCTTTGGTGGAGGGCACCGAATTTACCTTCCTGTATCAGGCGCGCCTCGCCGGTCTTGCTGATCCGGCTGGTCAGGCCGTGGATTTCCCCAACCTGAACTCAACCTTCGAGTACACCTTTGTTGCGGTGGTTCCAGAACGAGTTGTTGAGGTTTCCGCCGATGGACGAACCGCTATTCTTGAAACTCTCGCCGGCGGCTCGTGGTACATGTTCTGGGATGCGCCGCCGAACTCCGTAACCGAAACCGGCTTCGGGTTCCAGGACGGAACATTGGTAGCCGAGGGTACTTGGCTTGCGGGGTATGAAACCATCTTCCGCGCCAGCGCTGATTTTACCAGTGGTATCGGTGGGTTTGTCATCGAGGGCTTGCGTGGTGCCGGCACTATCGTGAACCCTGACTTTCTTGATCCGACCCTTTACGGTCCGAACGATGATCAGTTGATTTTCGACATTCGCCTCGAAGGGCAGACCAACATTCCCGCTCTTGACTCCACCACCACGACCTTTTTTGCCGGCGACGGTCCACTGGCCGCCTATACCGTAACTGCCAACGATCTTCTTTTCAAGGTTGATGCCAGCAGCAAGTTCAGTGTTATTCCCGAGCCCTCCACTGTGATTCTTCTCGGTCTTGGCCTCTTGGGCCTTGCAGGCTACTCCCGGAAGAAACTTCGCAAATAA
- a CDS encoding ThiF family adenylyltransferase: MSIENLISQEFSRNIGLVSEEDQAKLLKARVAVAGAGGVGGIHLLTLARMGVGNFNIADLDEFERANISRQFGAFQSTVGRHKAQVLAEMVRDINPEADVKIFSAGVSTENVRNFLSGCSVYVDSIDFFEFDIRRLLFNTARSLGIYSVTAAPLGFGATLQVFSPTGMSFDDYFGITDEMTYEEKIAGFAAGLAPQAFHGAYLDASKIDMKKRKGPAVAPACTLCASLITTEVVKILTGSGRIRPVPRYLQFDMRLQKWKKGHTWFGGKNPLHRLRSKIALKFFTSGMK; the protein is encoded by the coding sequence ATGTCCATTGAAAATCTTATCAGCCAGGAATTTTCGCGCAACATCGGCCTGGTTTCCGAGGAGGATCAAGCCAAGCTGCTCAAGGCACGGGTGGCGGTGGCGGGTGCGGGGGGCGTGGGCGGCATTCATCTTTTGACCCTGGCGCGCATGGGTGTCGGAAATTTTAACATTGCGGATCTCGATGAGTTCGAGCGCGCCAATATCAGCCGACAATTTGGTGCATTTCAGAGCACGGTGGGTCGCCATAAGGCGCAGGTTCTGGCGGAAATGGTCAGGGACATCAATCCCGAAGCGGACGTGAAAATTTTTTCCGCGGGCGTTTCAACTGAAAATGTCCGGAATTTTCTTTCCGGGTGCAGCGTCTACGTCGACAGCATCGATTTTTTCGAGTTCGACATCAGACGGCTGCTGTTCAACACGGCGCGCTCTTTGGGAATCTATTCCGTAACGGCCGCGCCCCTTGGTTTCGGCGCCACGCTACAAGTATTCTCCCCGACGGGCATGAGCTTCGATGACTATTTCGGCATCACGGACGAAATGACTTATGAGGAAAAAATCGCCGGCTTTGCGGCCGGGTTGGCTCCCCAGGCCTTTCACGGCGCCTATCTCGACGCGAGCAAAATCGATATGAAAAAACGCAAAGGGCCGGCTGTGGCACCCGCCTGCACCCTTTGCGCTTCACTGATCACCACGGAGGTGGTCAAGATACTGACCGGCAGCGGACGCATACGGCCCGTGCCGCGTTATTTACAATTTGATATGCGTTTGCAGAAATGGAAAAAAGGTCACACCTGGTTCGGCGGCAAAAACCCCTTGCACCGCCTGCGCAGCAAAATTGCCCTGAAATTTTTCACCTCCGGCATGAAGTAA
- a CDS encoding glycosyltransferase, protein MKILCLPYTHTLSHVSRLLVVARVLRERGHQIIFAGAGPATKSRFIENEGFATLPFYQIDPNHLFDRIRDGKMKFVAEDELDRMIQSDREVYREVRPDVVIADGRFSSMISAGIDNIPHAAIVNVSSTEYRALPYVPFFDWMPQSLARHLYPLNLWLEMQLFDNVANSFKKWSIQHGLKKTVTATNCLTGNDLTLMADVEEYFPTRNLPDDYHYIGPLTWQQGMAPPAWWPPQTSGKSLIYITMGTTWVGGSFENLYHLIRKHGLAAIITTGGQLKDAADKGLKTVPGEIYLEEFIAGEEAMKACDLVVCHGGNGTIYQALEQGRPIIGIPTIPDQDFNMRRVEALGVGIKIKPADLEKDPRVLVAAIRKILDTPTYRENAEGFSRKLQGLKPADKAADLIERTFSKN, encoded by the coding sequence ATGAAAATACTCTGCCTGCCATATACCCACACTCTTTCGCACGTTAGCCGCCTGCTGGTCGTGGCCCGTGTTTTGCGCGAACGCGGGCACCAAATCATTTTCGCCGGGGCCGGCCCGGCGACTAAAAGCCGTTTCATCGAGAATGAAGGCTTCGCGACCCTGCCTTTTTACCAAATTGACCCAAACCACCTGTTCGATCGCATTCGGGATGGGAAAATGAAGTTTGTCGCCGAGGACGAACTGGATAGGATGATTCAGAGCGATCGCGAGGTTTATCGCGAGGTTCGGCCTGATGTGGTCATTGCCGACGGGCGCTTCAGCTCCATGATTTCAGCGGGCATCGACAATATCCCCCACGCAGCTATCGTCAATGTCTCTTCAACGGAATACCGCGCCCTGCCCTATGTGCCATTTTTCGATTGGATGCCGCAGTCCCTGGCCCGGCACCTCTACCCCTTGAACTTATGGTTGGAGATGCAGCTTTTCGACAACGTGGCAAATTCCTTCAAAAAATGGTCGATACAGCACGGATTGAAAAAGACCGTAACCGCAACCAACTGCCTGACGGGGAACGACCTGACTCTGATGGCGGATGTCGAGGAATACTTTCCCACTCGCAACCTGCCGGACGACTATCACTATATAGGCCCCCTGACCTGGCAGCAGGGCATGGCCCCGCCCGCCTGGTGGCCGCCGCAAACCTCGGGCAAAAGCCTGATCTACATCACCATGGGCACCACCTGGGTCGGCGGATCCTTTGAAAACCTCTACCACCTGATCCGCAAGCACGGACTGGCCGCCATCATCACCACCGGGGGGCAATTGAAGGATGCCGCCGACAAGGGTCTCAAGACGGTGCCGGGGGAAATTTATCTGGAGGAATTCATTGCCGGAGAGGAGGCCATGAAGGCCTGTGATCTGGTGGTTTGCCACGGCGGCAACGGCACCATTTACCAGGCTCTGGAGCAGGGCCGGCCGATCATCGGCATTCCGACCATCCCCGATCAGGATTTCAACATGCGTCGGGTCGAGGCCCTGGGGGTGGGGATCAAGATCAAACCCGCCGATCTGGAAAAGGACCCGCGGGTATTGGTTGCAGCGATCCGCAAAATACTGGACACGCCGACTTACCGCGAAAATGCCGAAGGTTTCAGCCGCAAATTGCAGGGGCTCAAGCCCGCGGACAAGGCCGCGGACCTGATTGAACGCACTTTTTCAAAAAATTGA
- a CDS encoding 2-oxo acid dehydrogenase subunit E2, with protein sequence MTATKNQITNQRFWNIVDGFVHEVIDKDAVVFHSLIDISRTEDFRRKEQQDSGVKPSYTALVIKAVSMALAEYPEVNCMVIRNRRIPLEKVNAVIAVEREVPDLGQIVLSAYMDDTDKMSAVEISEKLREFGTIEIEKVPLWNDFLTLIRKVPGPVARFLLKLPTYSPTLWRKWRGGSFVVTSPAKYGVDSVSAVWHYPLTIAFGLIKERPVVVDGQVVARSTLPFTLAWDRRLMPGAPAARFFNAIVTRLEKADFGEPKHQED encoded by the coding sequence ATGACAGCAACGAAAAATCAAATCACCAACCAAAGGTTTTGGAACATTGTTGACGGGTTCGTTCATGAGGTTATCGATAAAGACGCCGTTGTTTTCCATAGCTTGATTGATATAAGCAGAACTGAGGATTTTCGCCGAAAAGAGCAGCAGGATTCAGGGGTCAAACCAAGCTATACCGCTTTGGTTATTAAAGCCGTAAGTATGGCTTTAGCTGAATATCCCGAAGTCAACTGCATGGTGATTCGCAATCGCAGAATCCCTCTAGAAAAGGTCAATGCTGTTATTGCCGTTGAAAGAGAGGTTCCCGACCTCGGCCAAATCGTTCTTTCGGCTTACATGGACGACACCGACAAAATGTCCGCCGTTGAAATTTCAGAAAAACTCAGGGAATTTGGAACAATTGAAATTGAAAAGGTTCCTTTATGGAATGATTTTCTCACTCTCATCCGTAAGGTTCCAGGACCTGTGGCTCGTTTTCTATTAAAATTACCTACATATTCACCAACGCTGTGGCGAAAGTGGCGCGGGGGCTCCTTTGTCGTCACAAGCCCGGCGAAGTACGGTGTCGACTCTGTTTCGGCGGTCTGGCATTACCCTTTAACCATAGCATTTGGACTCATCAAGGAGCGACCGGTCGTTGTCGACGGCCAAGTCGTCGCGCGGTCGACCCTTCCTTTTACCCTCGCCTGGGATAGACGGCTTATGCCCGGAGCTCCCGCGGCTCGTTTCTTCAACGCCATAGTGACGCGCCTGGAAAAGGCTGACTTCGGTGAACCTAAACATCAAGAGGACTAA